A single Blastopirellula retiformator DNA region contains:
- a CDS encoding efflux RND transporter permease subunit has protein sequence MKGETRFADATQKIEALPVATPLGSIVPLGAIANVDIASAPEQVNHRERLRSIIIEVTPPPSVPLEYAMDQITSEIIEPLEASGELGQDYRINLAGTADKLGKTWTSLRFNLTRALLITYLLMAAFFESWLYPFVIIFGVPLGAAGGILGLRAFF, from the coding sequence ATCAAAGGGGAGACGCGGTTCGCCGACGCGACCCAAAAGATCGAAGCGCTACCGGTCGCGACGCCGCTGGGCTCGATCGTACCGCTCGGCGCAATCGCGAATGTCGACATCGCCAGCGCTCCCGAACAGGTCAACCACCGCGAACGACTCCGCTCGATCATCATCGAAGTGACGCCTCCGCCGAGCGTCCCACTGGAATACGCGATGGATCAGATCACGTCAGAAATCATCGAGCCGCTTGAGGCCAGCGGTGAGCTAGGCCAGGACTATCGCATCAATCTGGCCGGCACCGCCGACAAACTGGGCAAAACCTGGACCTCGCTCCGCTTTAACCTGACGCGGGCGCTGTTGATCACTTACCTATTGATGGCGGCGTTCTTTGAATCGTGGCTCTACCCGTTTGTGATCATCTTCGGCGTGCCGCTGGGCGCGGCAGGCGGGATTTTGGGACTTAGAGCGTTTTTCTGA
- a CDS encoding metallophosphoesterase family protein — translation MPLHIPAVGRRQFLTQSAAALAGLSILRIGYAAEGDQAVTLALLSDTHVPETPMVEARGVNMTANLQKAVEEINALPTKPAAVLFNGDCAYLKGLPRDYANFAQCVQPLIDTGQELHMTMGNHDNIPAFYGAMASQKPEQPLVESKHVGILETPYANIFLLDSLMTTNVVTGELGAAQLKWLSQALDAHANKPAVIMAHHTLDKSPPQVGKAISGLADTAELLELLHSKPHVKAYVFGHSHVWAHTHEGDLNLINLPACAYVFNEAQPNGWTLARVNEKGIEFELQAHDKSHKKHGQVFTVKWA, via the coding sequence ATGCCGCTCCACATTCCCGCCGTCGGACGTCGCCAGTTTCTCACCCAATCGGCCGCGGCGCTTGCTGGGCTTTCTATCTTGCGAATTGGGTACGCCGCTGAAGGCGACCAGGCGGTGACGCTCGCCCTGTTGTCCGATACCCACGTGCCGGAAACGCCGATGGTCGAAGCCCGCGGCGTCAACATGACCGCCAACCTGCAGAAAGCGGTCGAAGAGATTAACGCACTGCCGACCAAACCGGCGGCGGTGTTGTTCAACGGCGATTGCGCCTATCTGAAGGGATTGCCGAGGGATTACGCCAACTTCGCCCAGTGCGTGCAGCCGCTGATCGACACCGGGCAAGAACTGCACATGACGATGGGGAACCACGACAACATCCCCGCCTTCTACGGCGCGATGGCGAGTCAAAAACCGGAACAGCCGCTGGTCGAGTCGAAGCACGTCGGCATCTTAGAGACGCCCTACGCCAACATCTTCCTGCTCGACTCGCTGATGACGACCAATGTCGTTACGGGAGAACTTGGCGCAGCCCAATTGAAATGGCTCAGCCAAGCGCTCGACGCTCACGCCAACAAGCCGGCCGTGATCATGGCGCACCACACGCTCGACAAGTCGCCCCCGCAGGTCGGTAAGGCGATCAGCGGGCTCGCCGATACGGCCGAGTTGCTGGAGCTGCTCCATAGCAAGCCGCACGTCAAAGCGTACGTCTTCGGCCACTCGCACGTCTGGGCCCACACGCATGAAGGGGACCTGAACCTGATCAACTTGCCGGCCTGTGCGTATGTCTTTAACGAAGCGCAGCCGAATGGCTGGACGCTGGCTCGCGTCAATGAGAAAGGAATCGAGTTCGAACTACAGGCCCACGACAAGAGTCATAAGAAACATGGTCAGGTCTTTACGGTGAAGTGGGCGTAG
- a CDS encoding metallophosphoesterase family protein: MRITTFDENPIAELPFLNAGKGAGGYYVERCPVHTGTIAGLPDSLDAIIATADLQGRERMPPNPARPPRLLGEVLPNLLRDEYLPNLHLDPQRVGVLLGGDFYTVPALDKRGGNGDISNVWRAFGDVFRWIAGIAGNHDRFGDRAHPGDRLAANLHYLEGKVATIDGLTIAGLGGMVGNPGKTHRRTTLEYVDVLGDLLDSPVDLLVMHDGPAGNLPGQLGYSDLNDAFDLLPPTLIVRGHAHWDQPLPELPNGTQILNVDCRVAIFRREGGNLRESLSS, translated from the coding sequence ATGCGAATCACTACATTTGACGAAAATCCGATCGCCGAACTCCCGTTCCTCAACGCAGGCAAAGGGGCAGGGGGCTACTATGTAGAACGCTGTCCGGTTCATACCGGTACGATCGCTGGGCTGCCTGATTCGTTGGACGCAATCATCGCCACCGCCGACCTTCAGGGGCGAGAGCGGATGCCGCCGAATCCAGCCCGTCCGCCACGCCTTCTGGGGGAAGTTCTTCCCAACCTACTTAGGGATGAATATTTGCCGAATCTTCATCTCGATCCGCAGCGAGTCGGCGTCCTCTTGGGTGGCGACTTTTACACCGTCCCCGCTTTAGACAAACGGGGCGGCAACGGCGACATCAGCAACGTTTGGCGGGCTTTCGGCGACGTTTTTCGCTGGATCGCGGGGATCGCCGGCAACCATGATCGTTTTGGCGATCGCGCTCATCCTGGTGATCGCCTGGCGGCAAATCTGCACTATCTGGAAGGAAAGGTCGCGACGATCGACGGGCTGACGATCGCTGGCCTCGGCGGCATGGTTGGCAATCCCGGCAAGACGCATCGCCGCACGACGCTGGAATATGTCGATGTGCTGGGGGATTTGCTCGACTCGCCGGTCGACCTTCTCGTGATGCACGATGGCCCAGCCGGAAACCTGCCGGGGCAACTCGGCTATTCCGACCTAAACGATGCTTTCGATCTGCTTCCGCCAACGCTCATCGTTCGCGGTCATGCCCATTGGGACCAACCGCTGCCCGAGCTGCCAAACGGCACGCAAATCTTGAACGTCGATTGCCGCGTGGCGATTTTTCGTCGTGAAGGCGGAAACCTTCGCGAGTCGCTTTCGTCCTAG
- a CDS encoding GAF domain-containing protein yields the protein MLGPFQGKPACVRIALGRGVCGTAASSRQTQVVADVHQFPGHIACDAASKSEIVLPLLVGDRLLGVLDIDSPITDRFDEEDAAGLQAIVDCLLSSSDLAD from the coding sequence GTGCTGGGACCGTTTCAGGGAAAGCCCGCCTGCGTGCGGATCGCCCTCGGTCGAGGCGTTTGCGGTACGGCGGCATCTTCGCGACAGACGCAGGTCGTCGCTGACGTGCACCAGTTTCCCGGGCATATTGCCTGCGATGCGGCGTCGAAGTCAGAGATTGTGCTACCGCTGCTGGTGGGAGATCGGCTGTTGGGAGTGCTAGACATCGATAGCCCGATCACTGACCGGTTCGACGAAGAGGACGCCGCTGGCTTGCAAGCGATCGTTGACTGTCTGTTGTCGTCGTCGGATCTCGCCGACTAG
- a CDS encoding GAF domain-containing protein gives MHEITAVSDAAANKGAFYAQLQQNVAAILTGERDWIANTANCAAVLYHALDKINWAGFYFS, from the coding sequence ATGCACGAGATCACCGCCGTCAGCGATGCGGCCGCCAACAAGGGGGCGTTCTACGCTCAGCTTCAACAAAACGTCGCCGCCATTCTGACCGGCGAGCGAGATTGGATCGCCAACACCGCCAACTGCGCGGCCGTCCTGTACCACGCGCTGGATAAGATCAACTGGGCCGGTTTCTATTTTTCCTAA